Below is a window of Streptomyces sp. NBC_01429 DNA.
GGACCAGGAAGGCGGTCTGGCGGGCGCGCTGGTGGAGCGTCTCCAGGGAGAGCCTGGCGTCCTTGAGGAAGATCTGCCGGTCGGCCCAGTAGCGCACCCGGGTGCCGGTGCGGGTCTTCGGCACCCGCTTGGCCTTGCGCAGTCCGTTCGCCGGGTCGAAGGGGCTGTCGGGGCCCTGCTCGGTGAACATTCCGGGGACACCGCGCCGGAAGCTGATCGCGTGGGTGGAGCTGTTGCGGTCCACCTCGACGTCCAGCCGGGCGGAGAGCGCGTTGACGACGGAGGCGCCCACGCCGTGCAGACCGCCCGAAGCGGCGTACGAGCCGCCGCCGAACTTTCCGCCGGCGTGCAGCTTGGTCATCACGACCTCGACACCCGAGAGGCCGGTCTTGGGCTCGACGTCGACGGGGATGCCCCGGCCGTTGTCCTTGACCTCGACCGAGCCGTCCTCGTGGAGGGTCACGTCGATGTGGTCGCAGTGGCCGCCCAGGGCCTCGTCGACGGAGTTGTCGATGATCTCCCAGAGGCAGTGCATCAGACCGCGGCTGTCGGTCGAGCCGATGTACATTCCGGGGCGCTTGCGGACCGCTTCGAGCCCCTCAAGGACGAGCAGGTGCCGCGCGGTGTAGTTGGAGCCGTCACGGTCTGCTGTCAGCAGCGCTGTGGACGGCACGGACGTATCGGCGGTCACGCGGTTCGCTCCTCGCTGAATTTGAGATGTGGCCCCGTGGGGTAAAGGCCCGGCGTCTGTCACCGGTCAGAGGGTACAGATGCCTGGTAGAGCCGTTGTCACGCCACCCTCGCCCTTTTCTCATGCTAGTCCAAGGTCGCATAGGTGTTCGATCCTTCGTTGGAGTGAAGCACACATCACGTTCCCTTCCAGGCATGAACCATTTAGGCTCCGGGCACGTCCTCATCAACAACCGGCAAGCCAGCCGGGCGAGGGCACCCCCGACAAGCAACGCAAGCGACGTCAAGAAACGCGAAACCCGTAGAGCGAAGCCCAGCGAAGCAATACGGCTCATTCGCCGCCAACCGTCGGCACCCGGCCGCCACGGAAGAAACTTTCGAGGAAAAGCCGCGAGCGGGAACGTTTTCGGCCTGGTTGGATGTTGACCCTGGTACGACAGCTCGTCGAGCTAGAGAAGAGGCGACGTGACTACTGTTCTGACCCCCGCGAGCCCGCTGACCGCGGCTGACCGCTGCGACCGGTGCGGCGCCCAGGCATATCTGCGCGTCCTCCTGTCCAGCGGTGGTGAACTGCTCTTCTGCGCCCACCACGGTCGCAAGT
It encodes the following:
- a CDS encoding DUF7455 domain-containing protein; its protein translation is MTTVLTPASPLTAADRCDRCGAQAYLRVLLSSGGELLFCAHHGRKFEPELKKIAAEIQDETDRLTAVPAGGGEEEH